A window of Gallus gallus isolate bGalGal1 chromosome 3, bGalGal1.mat.broiler.GRCg7b, whole genome shotgun sequence genomic DNA:
cctacaaagcatggaagacagattagaatacacacaaagattgCAAATCCTACTGCGAGAGctttaagcaattgctttaaccatgaacccGTTCCCCCAAACAGTCCATCCAGCCAGCTTCCAAAGGGATCACGCTCCTCTTTAATTTTCTGCATATGTTCTTGTgtccattgtagttgtttgcAACACGCTGTAATCACCAGGGACACCATAAACATCGGCAACATCGGAAGTGTCAGCGTTGCAGGTGTAGTGCTCCTCTTGATGAGTGGTTCTTGATCCCATCgtctgtccctcagttgttctggagttggcttcggtCTGCCAacgaagaatttctgtagaaaactcgcacctagactcagtttttgcagatatgctacttatatctggtattacttttcgcgatggtacccacagaatttCCCAGATTCATGATATTTAACTGCTGCATACCCGACCACGGATACCCTTTAGCAAGCCCTTCCTGTGATCAGGAGGCCCTGACTGGCCTCCCCCACAGGGGCATTGTGCTCTAACATGGCCATACTGGCCGTatcggaaacacagcccttgctgctgcagcgatctTTGCTGTCGCAGGCCAACAGCTGCGACAATAGCTGTGACTAGCCtttcattagttaaatgagccaccttgagcttatctaagacatactgaataactTCTCCCGAGGTATTAAGCGTACTTCGGCCGGCTCCCGAGGTATTAAGCGTACTTCGGCCGGCTCGCAGCAATGCCTTAACATTGTCATGCGATTTCTGCTGCAAGCAGTCAATGATCACTGGCCCTTGGGCCGGTACCAGGagatcagacccctctgcagcagctaaaagcctgtctgtaaagctttgaaaggattcattcgggccctgggtaatatctgtgcacgGAGTAGGTGGTTCGGCCTTatgcacaagtttattaaacgcttccaccactgcatctgtggctgctattagctCCCCTGGCCTTAGTCTCGCTAGCTGGCCCTGGGGCGAAGCCACTCCCACGGCCTTCCCTGAAAGCCGCTGGATGCCGGTCTCATGCAGGGAGCGGTGCGGGCCGACCCCTGTCGCCCCGGCACGGCCCCCCAACTCGGCCATCCAGTCCGTCTCCCATAACGTATACTGAACCAGCCTGAGCACCGTACGCATTAAGTTTGTGATGTCACGGGGGAAgagaggccccagtgcagccaaagtttgtagtgcatttaatgtcagaggcgatttcaggcctcttttatccataaattccaccaggcgcgtaacacccccggggtcaggcggcacccattcgggaccacgatcactcacaatcacctggaatgcctctggaactatacccttTCCCAAAGCCTCCGATCTAATCCCATTCCAGTCCGTCATTTGAtccctccccctgcactcaaagccagtcccttctttctcttctacacTATCACTCGCACTACCGCCCCTGGGAGTGACCAGAGACAGTAGGCTATGCCCTCTGTCCGCATTGGACGGACCTTTTGTCTGGTCCCTCCCCATGTGGGCACTAAGTTGATCCTGCCCatgtagatcacagcttcctTCGACCCCTTGAGTCAGGTAACACTGAcgtaattctgataaaggatacaacGTTCCGCCTGAGGGGTTCGGATACGGGGGAGGGGGACGAGACAACAAACTTTCACTCTCTtgctgtttgtcttcttttgaactgagcgcGGTCGGCTCAGCCGGCGCCATCCCGCCAACGGTCATTGGCGGCTCCGTCTCCTCTcggcccctgcaagaaactgctcccGAACCCCCATCGGACCCGACCGGGTCCTGTGTCTCACCTCCTCCGCTGAGACCCAAAAGGTATCGAGCCTCCaccaatacctttccctcaaCTCTGGCCGCTTTAAGGGCTCCTAATATCAGTCCCCACGTTTTAAGTTCCGTAGCCTTCTGACTGGCCATGGCGCGCTGGCATAGCACCGAGGTGAGCAAGTCCCACCTACTCGAATCCAAAACGTAGCGGGGAGAGtccagctcccccagctcaTTTAATAGCGACAAAACTGCCGCGATCTCCTTCCGGGAAGGAGTAGATTTTCCAAAGTAGTCCTTACAAAACTGCACAAGTACCTTAATGACTTGGTCCATTGTTACGTATGCGACCTGCCGCCACCTCACAGGCTCTTAACCGCAATACGTCTTCCGTGCGCGACCTGCCGCCACCTCACAGGCTCTTCTCCGCGTCACGGGCACGCCGGGCAGCCACCCTCAGCAGACAGatcacgtcggggtcaccacttgttgcatgtagtctccgttcgctcatccggtgttcgtcctctgtccacatgtagggcttactgctgggcgaaaccg
This region includes:
- the LOC121110238 gene encoding uncharacterized protein LOC121110238; this encodes MDQVIKVLVQFCKDYFGKSTPSRKEIAAVLSLLNELGELDSPRYVLDSSRWDLLTSVLCQRAMASQKATELKTWGLILGALKAARVEGKVLVEARYLLGLSGGGETQDPVGSDGGSGAVSCRGREETEPPMTVGGMAPAEPTALSSKEDKQQESESLLSRPPPPYPNPSGGTLYPLSELRQCYLTQGVEGSCDLHGQDQLSAHMGRDQTKGPSNADRGHSLLSLVTPRGGSASDSVEEKEGTGFECRGRDQMTDWNGIRSEALGKGIVPEAFQVIVSDRGPEWVPPDPGGVTRLVEFMDKRGLKSPLTLNALQTLAALGPLFPRDITNLMRTVLRLVQYTLWETDWMAELGGRAGATGVGPHRSLHETGIQRLSGKAVGVASPQGQLARLRPGELIAATDAVVEAFNKLVHKAEPPTPCTDITQGPNESFQSFTDRLLAAAEGSDLLVPAQGPVIIDCLQQKSHDNVKALLRAGRSTLNTSGEVIQYVLDKLKVAHLTNERLVTAIVAAVGLRQQRSLQQQGLCFRYGQYGHVRAQCPCGGGQSGPPDHRKGLLKGIRGRVCSS